The Callithrix jacchus isolate 240 chromosome X, calJac240_pri, whole genome shotgun sequence genome contains a region encoding:
- the PNMA6E gene encoding paraneoplastic antigen Ma6E — MARTMLQDWCRWMGANAERSLLILGIPDDCEEHEFQEAVRAALSPLGRYRVLTKHFRKELGAKVAFVEFAEYLNRSLIPCQIPGKGGPWKVISLPQAPNVEFQDMPSFRAQPQGQAVARGAGEAGCAGEGGGAGEAGGAGEAGGAGEGGGAGEAGGAGEGGGAGEAGCAGEAGGAGEGGGAGEAGGAGEGGGAGEAGGAGEGGGAGEGGGAGEAGGAGEGGGAGEAGGAGEGGGAGEAGGAGEAGGAGEGGGSGEAGGAGEAGGAGEGGGAGEGGAAGESGAAGEAGAVGQAGGTNMAKAWVQPWGCTLQAVQENRASRELRPFSGREQLGCVEESFESWLEHAKDMLQLWYHESERDRRRWLLESLGGPVLDVVSGFLEEDPNLSVRDCLAALGQVFRNRDTRMTSLLKFLTCTQGPQEGLFAFVVRLEGLLQRAVEKGAVHLALANHFRLRQVLSRAHPGEALQDTLKEMQLDRRPPGFLGLLRLIREMEVWAASPVRSQQGAAWPEAPVESEDPAAAQGDTSEADPIGEDAAEAASATKVAARGAPATGEDENAPTGLEGLGGARPVEVPWGSSLTRMGSAIWVFPRGPSWGPEGLIQVRGHEARNPPLEGLQTILEESENEDEDGAGEAGQPKSSPGK; from the exons ATGGCTCGGACAATGCTTCAGGACTGGTGCAGGTGGATGGGTGCGAACGCAGAGCGCTCCCTGCTCATCCTGGGTATCCCTGATGACTGCGAGGAGCATGAGTTCCAGGAGGCAGTGCGGGCTGCCCTGTCACCCCTGGGCAGGTACCGAGTGCTCACCAAGCACTTCAGAAAGGAGCTCGGGGCCAAGGTAGCCTTTGTGGAGTTCGCTGAGTATTTAAACCGAAGCTTGATTCCCTGTCAAATACCAGGCAAAGGAGGGCCCTGGAAAGTGATCTCCCTGCCCCAGGCTCCTAATGTTGAGTTTCAGGATATGCCCAGTTTTCGTGCACAGCCACAGGGGCAAGCAGTGGCCAGAGGTGCAGGTGAGGCAGGATGCGCAGGTGAGGGAGGAGGCGCAGGTGAGGCAGGAGGCGCAGGTGAGGCAGGAGGCGCAGGTGAGGGAGGAGGCGCAGGTGAGGCAGGAGGCGCAGGTGAGGGAGGAGGCGCAGGTGAGGCAGGATGCGCAGGTGAGGCAGGAGGCGCAGGTGAGGGAGGAGGCGCAGGTGAGGCAGGAGGCGCAGGTGAGGGAGGAGGCGCAGGTGAGGCAGGAGGCGCAGGTGAGGGAGGAGGCGCAGGTGAGGGAGGAGGCGCAGGTGAGGCAGGAGGCGCAGGTGAGGGAGGAGGCGCAGGTGAGGCAGGAGGCGCAGGTGAGGGAGGAGGCGCAGGTGAGGCAGGAGGCGCAGGTGAGGCAGGAGGCGCAGGTGAGGGAGGAGGCTCAGGTGAGGCAGGAGGCGCAGGTGAGGCAGGAGGCGCAGGTGAGGGAGGAGGCGCAG GTGAGGGAGGAGCTGCGGGTGAGTCAGGAGCTGCGGGTGAGGCAGGAGCTGTGGGTCAGGCAGGAGGGACAAATATGGCAAAAGCCTGGGTCCAGCCCTGGGGCTGCAccctgcaggctgtgcaggaaaaCAGGGCCTCCCGGGAACTGAGACCCTTTTCCGGGAGGGAGCAGCTAGGCTGTGTGGAAGAGTCCTTTGAGAGCTGGCTGGAGCACGCCAAAGACATGCTACAGTTGTGGTACCATGAGTCGGAAAGGGACAGGAGGAGGTGGCTGCTGGAGAGCTTGGGCGGCCCGGTCTTGGATGTCGTGAgcggcttcctggaggaagatcCCAACTTGTCTGTGCGGGACTGCCTGGCGGCGCTGGGGCAGGTGTTTAGGAACCGGGACACTCGGATGACTTCTCTGCTGAAGTTCCTGACCTGCACGCAGGGGCCCCAGGAGGGGCTGTTTGCTTTCGTGGTGCGCCTGGAAGGCCTGCTGCAGAGAGCGGTGGAGAAGGGGGCCGTCCACCTCGCCCTGGCCAACCACTTTCGACTGCGGCAGGTGCTGTCTCGGGCCCACCCCGGCGAGGCTCTTCAGGATACCCTGAAGGAGATGCAGCTGGATAGGAGGCCACCCGGCTTCCTGGGGCTGCTTCGGCTCATCCGGGAGATGGAGGTGTGGGCGGCCTCCCCAGTGAGGAGCCAGCAGGGTGCAGCCTGGCCAGAGGCCCCAGTGGAGAGTGAAGACCCAGCTGCCGCCCAAGGAGATACCAGCGAAGCTGATCCCATCGGGGAAGATGCTGCCGAGGCCGCTTCTGCCACCAAAGTGGCCGCCAGGGGTGCCCCTGCCACTGGGGAAGATGAAAATGCCCCTACTGGCCTGGAAGGCTTAGGTGGGGCGAGGCCTGTAGAGGTCCCCTGGGGCTCCTCCCTAACCCGGATGGGCAGTGCTATCTGGGTGTTCCCAAGAGGTCCTAGCTGGGGTCCAGAGGGTCTCATCCAGGTGAGAGGCCATGAAGCCAGGAATCCCCCATTGGAGGGGCTCCAGACCATCTTGGAGGAGTCTGAaaatgaggatgaggatggggctggggaggcGGGCCAGCCCAAATCTTCCCCGGGCAAATAA